The following are from one region of the Balaenoptera acutorostrata chromosome 18, mBalAcu1.1, whole genome shotgun sequence genome:
- the POMP gene encoding proteasome maturation protein isoform X2 has translation MNARGLGSQLKDSIPVTELSASAPFESHDLLRKGFSYVKNELLPSHPLELSEKNFQLNQDKMNFSTLRNIQGLFAPLKLQMEFKAVQQVQRLPFLPSSNLSLDILRGNDETIGFEDILNDPSQSELMGEPHLMVEYKLGLL, from the exons ATG AATGCCAGAGGACTTGGATCTCAGCTAAAGGACAGTATTCCAGTTACTGAACTTTCAGCAAGTGCACCTTTTGAAAGTCATGATCTTCTTCGAAAAGG tttttcttatgTGAAAAATGAACTTCTGCCCAGTCATCCTCTtgaattatcagaaaaaaat TTCCAGCTCAACCAAGATAAAATGAACTTTTCCACACTGAGAAACATCCAGGGTCTATTTGCTCCGTTAAAACTACAAATGGAATTCAAGGCAGTGCAGCAG GTTCAGCgtcttccatttcttccaagcTCAAACCTTTCATTGGATATTTTGAGGGGTAATGATGAGACTATTGGATTTGAAGATATTCTTAATG accCGTCACAAAGTGAACTAATGGGAGAACCACATTTGATGGTTGAATATAAGCTCGGTTTACTGTAA